The Cynocephalus volans isolate mCynVol1 chromosome 5, mCynVol1.pri, whole genome shotgun sequence genomic sequence AGATGATCAAGCTGTGCTTGAATGAGTGAGAAAAGACTTCAGGAAATGACTGAGCTGGATCTTAAAGGATGAGGGAGAGTTTACCAAgcaggctttaaaaaaattaggcAGCAGAACACAAGGTGGAAAGGCATAGATGTGGCACAGTGTGGATGAGAAACTGTTAAGTAATTCAGGCTAGCTAGAGCACAAGTTATGCATTTCATGGGGTAGTGGCAAAATACAAGAAGAGGTAGGCAGGAGCCCTGATCTTGGAGGTCTTGAGAGCCATTCTGCCTAAAGAATGTGTGGATTTTGCCACTGAAGAGTTTTAAGTGGTGAATATTCACTCTGGCAGAAGAGTAGGGATGGATTCATATGGGATAAGCTTAGAGACAAGTAAAACAATCAAAAGAACTACCATCCTTTTCCACACGAACAGCAacagggacagagaggaggaggTGCCTGTCAGGTATCTTCAGGGAGAAATGACAGCAATTGGGAACTGACCAGATGGTAAGCAATAAGAAAGGAGTATCTAAAATGATGACTTGATTTCTGGCTTCAGTGATTAGATAAGGCTCATCCCACTAACCAGCACAGGAATGCTGGGGAAAGAGGAGCAGACTGAGAAAAAGGGAAGTTTAGTTATAGACCTGATGAACTTGAGATCCACGTACATGCCCAGTAAGCAGCTAAAACATATGACTAGACCTCAattgatttaaatttattattttagtattacTCCATCTACCTCTAGCTATAAAAATTTTACTAACAAGGGCAAATCAAGTGACTAATATTAAAGTTTGGATCTTCTTGCTGACCTTATATTCCCTTTAAATGAGGAattagcaagaaagaaaaaaagggaaagaatgagggaggaaggaacagaagaaagagaTCATGGCAAACACTTTTCAACACAGTTAACTCCCTACCTAGACATTACTTTCATATGTCCTGGTTAGGAAGCAAGTAAGTGATAAAAAAGGGAAACCaatactgtaagaaaataatctaagtaatTCATTTGCAGGTGTTTTAGCTGATTCAAAGAGGTATTTAACAGGCCCAGCccgaaagttgtctgactggtccagcccgtTCCCAGAGGGTCACTGAACAGATAGAGCtttccttgagatggtaattagttactagctccttttggtttcttcattccctggtgtttctccctccTCAGGACTTCTGGCAGGCCTTTTTCACAGGCTTGTCCTGAACcctcagaaaaagaaattccttACAATGGGGTAATAAATCTTAGGCGTCATTCAGGATGATTATGCACCccgtagtactcagccaatgaggaactggggggagggacttgcgcactagggaaaaaattgcttgctacagcccttttttGTGTGCCTGGTTCATCAGACATCCAATCTTACAATATTGCCATTGAAGTCTCAGTtcgctgtacctcgtgtctctgtgtccatcctttggcattggacaggtgagggcatttctcacaaatACCCAATCATGCATGTAGAGAACAGTCACTAGAGCTCTGGTTATTTGAATTCAGCTATAATGAATGCTAAGAATCTTCATCAATTATTTACTCTCCTTACCTTAACTTACAATCTATTTTCTCAGCGTGGTCTACAAGAAAAGTCCTGTTCTGCTTTTTAAAGGTAAACAATCCAATGCTGGATGATGCAGGGTTAGACtcacctctctttccttcttcttgacTCACTGTTTTTATCCttatccttatttctttttcGTTTATGTGGGCTCCTACTCCGGTCTCTTCTATGTCGTGAACACTCGGCATCCAAATAGCTTCCACCAGACTGTCGTGAATCTACTGAAGCTGATCGCCTTTGTTCAttcctgaaaaacagaaagaaaagttaaTCAGTTCATTTTCCCATTGGTCTCCATTATACACACACTACCCTAAAGTGCAATATTCTACATCATACCAATCACAGGGtctaaatacatatgcacaatCTTATATTCCATATAAGAGAGCAGTCAAAGAAACATAGCTCTTAAATGTTTTACAACTTAACTATTTCATTAATACGGTTCCCACCacacaactttatttattttttgttggctggctggcaTGCGGATCtaaactcttaaccttggtgttacagggctgtgctctaaccaactaaggaACCAGTTAGCCAATATGGTCCCCACCAAAAGAGTCAAAGGGAAATGTCATAGAACAACTCGGGTATAATAATACTGAGCACTGATAACAAACAATTAGCATCTTGGAATTACAGCATGTTATAAAGGGTCttggaaatgttaaaatttaacaaTTACAGGTAACattaaaaagagaacattttcacCAATAAAGACAAATGACATACTTTTCGGCATCATCGTCTTTTTCCTGCTCTTCTTGCCATTGATTACTGAGTTCTTCCATGTGCACATTTATCACGTCTCGAATCACCTTAGGAGAGTTAAGGACCAaatttcagataagaaaactgttcaaaaaattaagataataaagcTAGAAAAATCACTGCTAACAACCAATCAAATATTCATTAGAAGCTATGACAGACTGTGGAATGTGTGCAGAATATAAGAAAAGGTAATGAACTGGAATATGGATGATAAAAGAAAGTATTATatcaacataaaattttaagttgaTAACCATACTATGATTATGTAAGAGAATATCTCTATTCATAGGAAATACATACTAAGTATTTAGGGATAAAGGGCCATGATATATGTAACTTACTCTTAAATATTTCAGGTAAAAATTATGTACAGATAGAGATAGagtgaaaatataaagaaaaagaaaaagagtgcaAATGATAACCACAtgggcaaaatgttaataatgggtGATCTGGTGAAAGGATACACAGGAGTTCTGggtattattttcagttttgcaaCTTATCTATATGTTagagaatatttacaaatcatttttttaaaccttataATTTAgatgatgaacaaaatatgaaACATGAAAGTCACTTCACAGATAGTTTCACAATGAGACTAGAAATCCCTTACTTGTAAGAATCATtggaaagtttttttctttcctacttacCCATGCCATCAAGCCTAAGGCTAGTCACTGGGGAGGCAAAGATGAAACTAAAATAGGAGCTTACACTACTCTCATGCCTGATTAGGAAATGTTTTAAGTAAAAAGGTATAGGGGACAAGGAGCAATCTCAGAGAGACACACTATAGTTCAGGCCTGACTGCATTTCTCTCCACCTCAAAGAAATTTCCAGTGGCTGCCAAAGTAAAACAGAACAATGTCCAAACTCCTTAATCAAGCCTTCAAAGCCATCCATGATTTTATTATATCACATAGGAGAAGGCAGCCTTACCTTATTTTTCAACGGATATTCCCCAGACACCCTAAACTCTAACCACCCTGGATTACTCATGGGTCTCTAAAAAACTTCAGTACAGGAccttatgttaagtaaaataagccagacacagaaagacacgtaccacatgatctcactcatatgtagaatctaaaaaagttgatctcacagaagtagagagtagaacggtggttaaTAGAGGCTGGGGGTCTTGGTGGGGGTAGATGCGGAGAGACTGGTCAAGTTAGGAGGAAAAAGTTCTGGCGTTCTATTGCACAatcagtagggtgactatagttaataataatgtatatttcaaaaaagctagaagaaagaattttttttttcctttgacagcTGGCTAGTTcttggatccaaacccttgaccctggtgttataacaccacactctaaccacagAAGAGggaattttgaatgttctcactgcaaagaaatgataaactcttgaggtgatggatttgttaCTTACCGATTTGATTCTTACACAATGTATACACGTAACACAATGTATACACGTATAGAAACATCACATTTTAGCCCCTAACAATGTACAactattatgtatcaattaaaaataaaataaaactaaaaaaaaataactccGGTACTTTTATGTGCTTTTAGGAAAGCTAGTCCTTCCACCTGGAAAATCTTTATCTACTACTTACCCTCCCCCACTATATTTTAATGTAGAAAACCTAAGACTGTAGGTCTAACCCAGTGGAGTGATGAGTCACACACATCTGCACTGAAATTCCAGCTCTAGCACTTCCTCAGCAGCCCTACTAGACTCTTTGTCTAGCAGCTCTACATGAACTCCTTGAAGCCCAGTCTCCACAGAACCTACCAGGCACAGGTTTGCCACACAGAAGTCAATAAGTAGACATTCCTTTAACATACCCTgcttctcccttttcctccaaTGCTACCTTCTCTATGAAGCCCACactaatcttatttttaaatgaatcacTCCCTCCTGGCACACACTTTGATTTCACCTTTCTTTTAGCACTTCACacaatttgtattttgaaatgtCTGTTTCACTTATTAAGCTACTGTAGAAGATCTTTGAGTGGGGTCTGTGTGACATTTATCTTTGCATACCCTACAGCAGTATGTTATGCACAGTAACTACAGTATGTAgtaattttttgcagaaatttgtGAAAATTCAAGGTCTAGACCagagcaaacaaaaaatatgtaggAAATGAATAAGCTAGGAATGGATGTAATGTTGAAAAAGCCACAGCCAGATATGATAAATCATTAAAAGATTTGTAAACACTGAAATACTTACAGATGAAAGATGTTTATGATCTGCTCTCAAAATTACCAAGTATGGGAGTGGggttataaataaaacaagaggGCCACAAGTTGATAAatgttgaagctgggtgatgggtacatAAAGTTTCCTTAGATGATGCCATCCACTTTAGCATATGTTTGaatatttccataataaaaggttaaccataaaattataaagaacacTAGCAGCAACACTTAAAGTTAATTACAAGATTATGAGACAACAGAAGAAATAACTGATGAACTACCAAATACCCAAAAGACTGTAAGAATCACCAAGGTAGTGTGACATGGTCCTAGACCTCTACTGAGAGAGATAAGTCTAAAACACACACTGCTGTGGTTTCAATGTTTGTCCCTCTAAAACTCTTGTTGAAACTTAATGCCTAAtatggcagtattgagaggtggggcctttaagaggtgattgggtcatgatggctctgccttcatgaatggattaatgggtaaATGGATCAAcaggttatcatgggagtggcactggtggctttataagaagaggaagagacctgAGTTAGCATGCTTAGCCCTatgctcaccatgtgataccctgcactgccttgggactctgcagagtccccaccaacaagaaggccctcaccagatgtggcccttccccattcccctaaccttgaatttcccagcctctagaactgtaagaaataaactgttcctttataaattacccaatttcagtgattctattataagcaatggaaaatggactaagatacatattttaattgtaaaaagaACAGCATAAAATTAAATGCTAACTGTGCAGTACAGAGAATTAGTGCAATGAACCAGTGATGGCTCAGAGTCAACCAGCACCTCATGGAAATGGTGGACCTTAAACTCATCAatatttaaaatggcaaaaacaaagaGCATGTCAGGTGAGAAAACAACATGTACTAGGGCATAAGGTAAGAATAAATACATGTAATCAGATATAGTTTAAGAGGCATGCTTGACTAAAGCAAAACAATGGGTAAAATGAGGCCAGATTATGGAACGCCTGTGAAAtcagagagaaataagaaataatgtaGGAACAATAAGGGATTCAAAGAGGAAATTATGTGTAGAGCCTGGGCAAGGTCATTCATGTACCAAAAAATTCATCAACTCTATCTGCTAAATGGCATCTGAAAATAAGTCAAGCTATACACCAAAAGATTCATGTGTAAATAATTTATACCAGGATATTTCTTAAGCCAAATATTTAGGAGAGTACATAAAGCATGCTAAGATTTCTGCAAAAagataacagctaatatttactgagaaatgtgtgttcacatgcattatctcaaTCAGTTCTCATAACAACCTATAGaatttgcattattattataaaatgaagaaaaatgaattctAAAAAACTCAAATAATGTGCCCAAGTCAAATAGCCAATGACAAACAGGAGAATCAAATCTCAAGACGAGATTTAAGGCCAAAACTCCTGCTCTTATCACGATGCAATACTACTTCCTCACAAGCTGATATTTCTTAAGACTGTACAACCTCTTTATATAAGGTTTTGTACTCTGAAAAGCCTTTTCCTGGTAAAGGGTGGGTCTGAAAGTGATGGAGCAAATACAAATCAGGTGTGACCACCATGAAGACTCTTTCAAAAAACCTCCAAGGAATTGTGCAAATCCATAGAACAGATTTAGAACTATATAAGGGAAAAGATTTTTGCTCATAGCAAAGCTCTACAAGATTATGTAAAACTCACCTCAGTATATGATTTCTTGGTTATGTGAACATTCTTAGCTCTATAGGACTGGCGTCTTCTTTTATAATCTCTCACTTCCGCCAAGATTTCAAGGTAAGATTTTGGACTTTTTCGACTATTAtctaataaaagaataaaagaaaattattatatcCTTAGGAACTTTAAAATTCTTATGAATTAGCAGGTAGGAATAATACAATTATCCTATACTTCAACATGTTTCAAGGTAGCACacaaaaacattctaaaaattctacattataaatatacaagggttaagttttattttcctcttctccagCCATTAGTTGAATGTAAGTGTTTCAATAACTGCACAGTTCTAAGTAACAATCTTACAGAAAAAAGGTATGCTTAATGTAAAAGCCAGAGTAAAGCTTCACGCACTGAGTAAATATCTTAATATATATGATAATATCAGATGATACAAAACCATCCTACTCCAACTCATTTTGACCTGACAGTTGAATCATATTAATAACACTCACAGGATGGaatgacaattaaaaaatgtaaactatgATATTCATCTCAAACCTTGATTGACTTTGGCAGCCAAGTCTACAAAGAGATCACTGTCATTTTCAATGATTTGAGAATCAGAGCGCTTTTTCTTTGTCTCCTCAAGTACAAAATCATAGAGGGCAAGACGATCAGCTTGGGTTAGATCACAAACAAACCGTTTGTGATTTAGAGGAACTTCAACAGGCAATGAAGAATAAATccctaaagtaaaaataaaaccacaagaaTAAACAATACATGAAGCATTGTGGACTTAAAATCTACTACTTATCTTTAAACATTTGCTGAAATAATACAATATTAACAGAAACTATTTTTTTACAGTAATCCCTAAATATACAAAATACCAATCTACGCAATAAATGGTAAACAATGACTCTGTCCTGAATACTATATCCACAGAAAGGATGTATTGTGGATGTTCACTATTCTCTCCGAGAACGTTAAGATAGATCCCATGAAGGCAGGTAGTAATAACCATAACAGACAATTTGCTAATAAGAAAACCTTTTGggtaacaatttttaaaaggcttctCACGTTACAAAAATAgttgtctgtctttctgtttatATTCTTTTCCCCATAAAAGCTAAAAGAGTGCTTTTAATAGGTAATACACATTATATACCTTTTGAAAAAGCtatggaaatataaaaaatgtgtaaaaaatgtctttttttgtatGAAACATCAGACTAGACgatcaatatttaaaatacatccCACTTGTGCGAGACTTAAAACTAGGGACCAAAAAACAATAAGCAGAAATCTCAAACTTCTGCCAGACCAGAGACAGACAGATTAAATTGAAACTAAACTCATTTTAATTTCCTGAGAAGAAAACATATTTGCTTAACCAAACTCACTGAAAAAAGTTAACAGCAGTGTCCCCCGATACTTATAGAACTTTCTAAAATCTGGTcattaatgaaaaaaagtaaatacaataCCTTGATACGATGTattaaacactgaagaaaatttgttttgaaattcaaattttctcaaagaaataaaaaaaatgactgtaactgtaaataaaacaatttataacaattttttcTAGACTTCATTATTTCCTAATGTAAACAAAGAACATGAGCTACTAAAAGAATCCTTTTAATGTTTGCTAGCTTATCCTACAGTAATAACAACTCTGGTTCATAGAACAACGTAAAATCAGTAGCTCTTCCCAGATATTTATATTTGATAAAGTCTAACCTCATTAACTTTTTAGGTAAAGAGGCAAAAGAAGAATTCAAATAAGAGCATACTATGAACTAAGcattacaacaaaaaaagaaatgactataAGTGTCTACGAATTAAGAGGAGAGCTACACTGAATCTGATGCTGTAAGTTAACAGCTATAGATACATGGCCGTTTTTACTAGTCAAATGGTTTTAAATTAGTGGGGAAGTCATCTCTTTCAAGTCAAGCAATTTTACTCTAACTGGGATGGTTACTAGGAAAAGCCCTTTTATGTAGCCAGGTGTTAAGATATTTAATTGTATAACATGAGATTATAAAAAGTTAGCCTTGATAAGCCAAATTTCTTTgaatataaagtataaaaatctGGGAGAAAAATACGATTAGAAAACAATGTTGTATTACAACCAAGCTTCACATAAACTTTTGTCTGTTGCTTctaaacaaagaaacataatttcctccttaaaatattttgaagttttctttgaaTTATTCATCTTAAATTTCTTTATGGTAAAGATCAATACTTAAATTCAACCAAAATTCCAAATCAATACTATGATATTTTGACAGCCATTAAGATAAAGTTTAGAAATTTGAATGATACTTTTAAAAGGATATCATTTGCAAAAGGATACTGCATATCTTTAAATAAGGAGTACATTCAGGTTCCTAATTCCTCTTTATACTCACCCCaattactgaaaaagaaaaagtacaggaAAAGTTAAGCAACAAACTGCATTCAAATCATTCagaacataaatatttttgatttaaaaaaaaaggataatcacTTAAATAAGtttacatttacataaaatgtaaattttcaaaatacaagtCTATAATTTCAAGGTATATCTGAATGTGCTGTAATCATAATAATTCTGTGACCCTTTATCTGCCTCTTTttgcagtattttttaaattgtggtaaaatacacataacataaaatttaccattttaaccatttttcagtTTACATCAGAGGTTTTAAgaatattcacactgttgtgcaatcatcacctcTATccatctctggaattttttcatCACTTCAAATTGAAACTCtaatctacttttttaaaaaccctaattCTCATGCTTCCTTCTTAGTCATTTTTACCATCACAGGGCATTTTAAACATATGACATACAACATTAAATACTAATAAAAGGTACTGTCTCAAAGATACAATTTAGAATTTTAGGGAGAATTCACAGAATCAATTCCCTAACATTagagataaaaatttaaagtccTTAGAAGAAatatgacttgcccaaagtctctCAAGTGGTAGAAACCGATCAGCTTTAAAGCCATTCTACCCTGTCTCTCTAAGGTTCTTTTATAGTACACTGACCTTCAAATCATAGCCATGACTCTAATACACTTCATGAAACTGAAATACAGCAACTTGAATAtttaatattgaaagaaaaatatgtatcactaaataaaatgattgtttatGACTGAAATTAATATCCTGGTTATAAAATTAACCAAACTAACTATATCTGAAAATAAGTATGTAGATTTAAATGGTTGTTCAAGATTTCACAAAGATAATAGACTAAGAATTCTACATTGAGTTTAGGCCTGACATGactaatgaaatgaaaacatatctacAACTTCATCAAAAAACTTATGTTTTAGTGcataacaaacaaaatattaattaaatgagaaaatgtaaaatatttcatgttagtcattctttcttcaaagtaagaagatatttaaagaaattcttaTCCAGgggtaaaaagtttaaaaattcctAAGACATAAGTGGGTCAGAAAAATAACCTCTACTAAGAAACTGCAGAACTCTacacaggattaaaaaaaagttttaaaaagagggtTTACAGATAAAAAGTTACTCTTAACAATTAAATCTTATAAATCATACAAAAAGTTACTTTTAATTAAATCTTAACATAGTACCAAAATTCAAAATCAAAGTTCTTCTCAACTATCTACTGAAAGGACTATTCAAAGTAACTCTTTGCTTTTGTAAAGAATATACTCAATGTTCAAATCTGCCTTATTACCCAGTTATATAATAAAAAACTTAGTAACCAAAtggtaaacaatttttaaataacatataaaaaacTCTCACCGGTTTCATTATCTTCATATTGCTTTCTGCACATGAATTTTCACTTAGACAACAGTAGCTACCAATTATTGGAGCTAGGGCTATTTTAGCATTCATTATCTCTGTTCCTCTAAACAACCGTATGAGATAGTTTTATATTACAAGTAAGGAAACGAAAACTCAGAGAAGGTGTCGTTTATGCAAGGCCAAACAGCTaatgtttttctctaaaatagGCTTACACAAAGTAGAATAAACAATGAACAGCACTGACAGTAGCAGTGAGTACGTACAGATTTTAAGTCTGTGATATTCTTCCACTTAATCAtgataaacataataataaatatatttgagcAACATCTAGAATCCTAGACTATAAATTTCACGAAATGTAGAGTttctaacagaaaataaaactcagtTCAGTTTGTGCCAAAATGCAGAACTTGGTTTTGGATCCAGCTTTGCTATTATCTAGCAGAGGCGAGTTACCTCACTTTTGTGCACCTCTGTTGCTTCACCTAATATGGAGGGGAAAAGGCTTGTCCAACCTATCATAAGTTTGTtgtggaagagaaataaaatacataaaagagcTTTGAAAAAAGAACctgctaaaatataaaaataccttTAGACAAACACaccaaaatattatcatatcTTTATCAggcatagtttttttttccttttctgtaaaatgcagaCACTAGATTAGATGATCTCCAAGTTCtcttaaaataaattcagtaaatctTATCTAAACAGTTAAGAGTCAATAAAGTACTGTAAGTATTAACCcctccaaaaaccaaaaacctctatttttttattggccCATTAACGAAACAGGAAAAGATGAGAGTTAAATGTctctcaaaggaaaaaaacattggAATTTAGCTGACAGGCACAAGTGGTAGCTTCATAACAGGAAAAACAGGAAATGTGCTCTTGGCTGTTGTTAGGAACCAGTGTAATAGAGACAGACTAAGGTAAGATGGTCTTCCTTCTGAAGCCACCATGCAACATAGTCCAGTTATTGGCTTAGAACAATGTTTAATAAAGACCTGAACTTCAACAAGGGAGAAAACCAACCATGACTATGCTCTGGTGAATGTAATTCGGCTAGgaaaaaaaagtgaggaaaaaaaGGTAAGATGTCCAG encodes the following:
- the SNRNP48 gene encoding U11/U12 small nuclear ribonucleoprotein 48 kDa protein, with the protein product MEGEPPPVEERRRLQEELSGFVDSCCRTLEEVTASLGWSLDLLDPGEEQAAEDEVVICPYDSNHHMPKSSLAKHMVSCRLRKLGYTKEEEDEMYNPDFFYENVKIPSITLNKDSQFQIIKQARTAVGKDGDCYNQRIYSSLPVEVPLNHKRFVCDLTQADRLALYDFVLEETKKKRSDSQIIENDSDLFVDLAAKVNQDNSRKSPKSYLEILAEVRDYKRRRQSYRAKNVHITKKSYTEVIRDVINVHMEELSNQWQEEQEKDDDAEKNEQRRSASVDSRQSGGSYLDAECSRHRRDRSRSPHKRKRNKDKDKNSESRRRKERDGERHHSHKRRKQKT